From Neobacillus sp. PS2-9, the proteins below share one genomic window:
- a CDS encoding CDGSH iron-sulfur domain-containing protein, protein MSKVQIKVNDNGSLRITGDVELLDGEGNVYPSKPAFSLCRCGLSNNKPYCDGSHKGKFDSQVRVLKEE, encoded by the coding sequence TTGTCAAAAGTACAAATCAAGGTAAATGATAACGGTTCATTACGAATTACAGGTGATGTGGAACTGCTTGATGGCGAAGGTAATGTCTATCCATCAAAACCAGCCTTTTCCCTTTGCCGCTGCGGTTTATCGAACAATAAGCCATACTGTGATGGCTCACATAAAGGGAAATTTGATTCTCAAGTTCGTGTTCTTAAAGAGGAATAG
- a CDS encoding alpha/beta hydrolase has translation MRKTFRTLFIVLFFWLSLALYFTNRLMYMKKKDEELILRREKEAGRYKPDEFESLPKQEVDIPSPFGYMIKGLLIEPHKTNRYIIISHGVTETKMNSIKYANLFLDRGFNAFIYDHRRHGESGGKTTSFGHYEKFDLKTIVDWLKKEKGPNLELGIHGESMGAATMLLYAGLLEDGADFYIADCPFSDFKEQLAYLIKKDFKLLPGLLLPIGDILLRFRDKYSIRHVSPISVIENIKHPVLFIHSQKDDFILPTMSKDLFEQKKGPKMLYLAENGRHAQSFNENRADYERVIDEFLETYVHQGLSSI, from the coding sequence GTGAGGAAGACATTTCGGACTTTGTTTATTGTGTTATTTTTCTGGTTATCTCTTGCTCTATACTTTACCAACCGTCTGATGTATATGAAGAAAAAGGATGAAGAATTAATCTTAAGGCGCGAAAAGGAAGCCGGCCGATATAAGCCTGATGAATTCGAGTCTTTGCCAAAGCAGGAGGTTGATATTCCTTCACCATTTGGTTACATGATTAAAGGTCTTCTTATTGAACCACACAAGACGAACCGATATATTATTATTTCTCATGGCGTAACGGAAACGAAAATGAATTCGATTAAATATGCGAACCTCTTTCTCGATAGAGGGTTTAATGCTTTCATTTACGACCATCGCCGACACGGAGAATCCGGTGGAAAAACAACCAGCTTTGGTCACTATGAAAAATTCGACCTTAAAACGATTGTCGATTGGCTAAAAAAAGAAAAAGGACCGAACCTTGAGCTTGGCATTCACGGGGAATCCATGGGAGCCGCTACCATGCTGTTATATGCGGGGCTCCTTGAGGATGGGGCTGACTTTTACATTGCTGATTGCCCATTTTCTGATTTTAAGGAGCAGCTTGCCTATCTCATAAAAAAAGACTTTAAGCTCCTACCCGGACTGTTACTTCCGATTGGTGATATCCTTTTGCGTTTTCGAGACAAATATTCTATTCGTCACGTATCACCCATTTCAGTTATTGAAAATATTAAACACCCTGTTCTGTTCATTCACAGTCAAAAGGACGATTTTATACTCCCTACCATGTCAAAGGACTTATTTGAGCAAAAAAAGGGTCCTAAAATGTTATACCTTGCTGAAAATGGACGGCATGCCCAGTCCTTTAACGAAAACCGTGCGGATTATGAGCGAGTCATCGATGAATTTTTAGAGACATATGTTCATCAAGGTTTATCATCTATTTAA
- a CDS encoding iron-sulfur cluster biosynthesis family protein has translation MQITITAAAIEKINERTAGRKGFLKLKYDTDGCGCAVNGVIALWFVPALDQDDLAIETNDRPVYVEKAKTVFLDEEMKIDFSQTANCFQLKSPQQILNGHMSLMIKEKTV, from the coding sequence ATGCAAATTACTATAACAGCGGCAGCAATAGAAAAAATAAATGAAAGAACAGCAGGCCGCAAAGGGTTTTTAAAATTAAAATACGATACAGATGGCTGTGGGTGCGCGGTAAATGGGGTAATTGCCCTGTGGTTTGTACCGGCATTAGATCAAGATGACTTGGCCATCGAAACAAATGATCGACCGGTATATGTAGAAAAAGCGAAAACCGTTTTTTTAGATGAAGAAATGAAAATCGATTTTTCTCAAACCGCCAATTGTTTTCAACTAAAAAGTCCACAGCAAATCTTAAATGGACACATGAGCCTAATGATTAAAGAAAAAACAGTATAA